In Saccharothrix violaceirubra, the following are encoded in one genomic region:
- a CDS encoding ABC transporter permease yields the protein MTGRRNRKLLVVGGLLGLITLLVLVLPLLLPDPDAPDPVNRLLSPSFEHPMGTDKYGRDLFARWASAGRVSIGMTLLITVCAATLGTFIGLVAGYFTRAGTVIMRVVDAWMAFPSIILAIVFAVVVGPGMLSELLAVTIIFTPYTARVIRSRVLGLTTRAYVKAARVAGMGPWKTLAVHVLPNTLPLAVVQCVLLSAGAMLIDGSLSFLGLGISPPTATWGNMVSDGRTYLHDHPTMVLFPGLTIALFVFLLNLAGSGLRTLVDPRARQLADRRA from the coding sequence ATGACCGGACGTCGGAACCGGAAGCTGCTGGTCGTCGGCGGGCTGCTCGGCCTGATCACGCTGCTGGTGCTCGTGCTGCCGCTGCTGCTGCCGGACCCGGACGCGCCCGACCCGGTGAACCGGTTGCTGTCGCCGTCGTTCGAGCACCCGATGGGCACGGACAAGTACGGCCGCGACCTGTTCGCCCGGTGGGCGTCGGCCGGTCGGGTGTCGATCGGGATGACGTTGCTGATCACGGTGTGCGCGGCGACGCTGGGCACGTTCATCGGGCTGGTCGCGGGCTACTTCACCCGGGCGGGCACGGTGATCATGCGGGTCGTGGACGCGTGGATGGCGTTCCCGTCGATCATCCTGGCGATCGTGTTCGCGGTCGTGGTCGGACCGGGCATGCTCAGCGAGCTGCTGGCCGTGACGATCATCTTCACCCCGTACACGGCCCGGGTGATCCGGAGTCGGGTGCTGGGCCTGACCACGCGTGCCTACGTCAAGGCGGCACGCGTGGCGGGCATGGGACCGTGGAAGACGTTGGCCGTGCACGTCCTGCCGAACACGTTGCCGCTCGCGGTGGTGCAGTGCGTGCTGCTTTCGGCGGGCGCGATGCTCATCGACGGCTCGCTGAGTTTTTTGGGCCTGGGCATCTCACCGCCGACGGCCACGTGGGGCAACATGGTCTCGGACGGCCGGACGTACCTGCACGACCACCCGACCATGGTGCTGTTCCCCGGCCTGACCATCGCGCTGTTCGTGTTCCTGCTCAACCTCGCGGGATCGGGCCTGCGCACACTGGTCGACCCGCGCGCACGCCAACTGGCCGACCGCCGGGCCTGA
- a CDS encoding ABC transporter permease yields the protein MAVVVLRRLRDLVVVLFVVGTVLFFLLRSIPGDPAQVLLGTKADPAQLDRLRRDLGLTGPLHEQYLTWLGNVLTGDFGTSIKYQLPVPQMILDHLAPTLTLAVLGIVISFLLTVLIVTWATVSPGNRVARFVGRAAQFGLALPEFWLALLAIYLFALTLGWFPTSGYTPFFEDPPTAIAQLALPLAVLVIGQTAFLTITMEESVLGELSRSYLRTARAKGVHERRIMVRHVLPNSMLPVLTTAGLNFASLIGGVVVIESIFVIPGLGTMLLGAVYARDFPLIQGGVMFVAFLFVLVNLLVDLAYALVDPKVRVS from the coding sequence ATGGCGGTGGTCGTCCTGCGCCGGTTGCGCGATCTGGTGGTCGTGCTGTTCGTCGTCGGTACCGTGCTGTTCTTCCTGTTGCGGTCGATCCCGGGCGACCCCGCCCAGGTCCTGCTGGGCACCAAGGCCGATCCGGCGCAGCTCGACAGGCTGCGCCGGGACCTCGGTCTCACCGGACCGCTGCACGAGCAGTACCTGACCTGGCTGGGCAACGTGCTGACCGGCGACTTCGGCACGTCGATCAAGTACCAGCTGCCGGTGCCGCAGATGATCCTCGACCACCTGGCGCCCACCCTGACCCTCGCCGTGCTCGGCATCGTGATCAGCTTCCTGCTCACGGTCCTGATCGTCACGTGGGCCACGGTGTCGCCGGGCAACCGGGTGGCCCGGTTCGTCGGCCGGGCCGCCCAGTTCGGGCTCGCGCTGCCCGAGTTCTGGTTGGCGCTGCTGGCGATCTACCTGTTCGCGCTCACCCTCGGCTGGTTCCCGACGAGCGGGTACACCCCGTTCTTCGAGGACCCGCCGACGGCGATCGCGCAACTGGCGCTGCCGCTGGCGGTGCTGGTGATCGGGCAGACCGCGTTCCTCACGATCACCATGGAGGAGAGCGTCCTGGGCGAGCTGTCCCGGTCGTACCTGCGCACCGCGCGGGCCAAGGGCGTGCACGAGCGGCGGATCATGGTGCGGCACGTGCTGCCCAACTCGATGCTGCCCGTGCTCACCACGGCCGGGCTCAACTTCGCCTCGCTGATCGGCGGCGTCGTGGTGATCGAGAGCATCTTCGTCATCCCGGGTCTGGGCACGATGCTGCTCGGCGCCGTGTACGCCCGGGACTTCCCACTCATCCAGGGCGGGGTCATGTTCGTGGCGTTCCTGTTCGTGCTGGTGAACCTGCTGGTCGACCTGGCGTACGCGCTGGTCGACCCGAAGGTGCGGGTGTCATGA
- a CDS encoding ABC transporter substrate-binding protein, which yields MQSRRFTGIAAFVAAGLVLTACATPATKSADEAGPPVRGGNLTVRLAQDPGSLDTVRNTNAGTTYVGHEVFEQLVTIDAGYQPQPVLAESYKKSDDGLGFTFTLRKGIVFSDGTPLRAADAAASLRYWVENGSYAGSLKPVLKEISAPDEQTVQVDLTAPFNLVALVATSHGTGIRKEADIKAAGPTGIGRDNAIGTGPYKVKSWTPGQEIVLERNDKYQAPPGKSSGYAGAKNAYLDTITYKIVADSDAVLNGLQTGLFDVAEPSHDQYDQVKRDSTLKIGVEGAANIQYVALNHNAGSIFSKPEAREAMNLIVDKKAVMASQGVPDLVSASNGAFAAQSNKAMYSDAAKSQWDQSDPQRAKELFAAAGLKPDQTVRMITTDEFPQFKDALVIIQDALKKIGVNATIDSYDFATLMGRKNTQPDSWDVLALMDDANPPVPSYSDNVQGLDNMGYPRDKLAPLLTKYNAARTPEEQKAAIDDIQKFTAANLPTITLYSAKSYVAFSAKVRGYDGWGMEFADVWLAR from the coding sequence ATGCAGTCACGTCGTTTCACCGGGATAGCCGCTTTCGTCGCGGCCGGGCTGGTACTCACCGCCTGTGCCACGCCGGCCACCAAGTCCGCTGACGAGGCGGGTCCACCCGTGCGCGGCGGCAACCTGACAGTCAGGCTCGCCCAGGACCCCGGTTCGCTGGACACGGTCCGCAACACCAACGCCGGTACGACCTACGTCGGACACGAGGTGTTCGAGCAGCTCGTCACGATCGACGCCGGCTACCAGCCCCAGCCCGTGCTGGCGGAATCGTACAAGAAGAGCGACGACGGCCTGGGCTTCACGTTCACCCTGCGCAAGGGCATCGTGTTCTCCGACGGCACGCCGTTGCGCGCGGCGGACGCGGCGGCGTCCCTGCGCTACTGGGTGGAGAACGGCAGTTACGCGGGGTCGCTCAAGCCCGTGCTCAAGGAGATCTCCGCACCCGACGAGCAGACCGTCCAGGTCGACCTCACCGCGCCGTTCAACCTCGTCGCGCTCGTCGCGACCAGCCACGGCACGGGCATCCGGAAGGAAGCGGACATCAAGGCCGCCGGGCCCACCGGCATCGGCCGCGACAACGCGATCGGCACCGGGCCGTACAAGGTCAAGTCGTGGACGCCCGGCCAGGAGATCGTGCTGGAGCGCAACGACAAGTACCAGGCGCCGCCCGGGAAGTCGAGCGGCTACGCGGGTGCCAAGAACGCGTACCTGGACACGATCACATACAAGATCGTCGCTGATTCCGACGCCGTGCTCAACGGCCTCCAGACCGGCCTGTTCGACGTCGCCGAGCCGTCGCACGACCAGTACGACCAGGTCAAGCGCGACAGCACGCTCAAGATCGGCGTCGAGGGCGCGGCGAACATCCAGTACGTCGCGCTCAACCACAACGCCGGGTCGATCTTCAGCAAGCCCGAGGCGCGCGAGGCGATGAACCTGATCGTGGACAAGAAGGCGGTCATGGCGTCGCAGGGCGTGCCCGACCTGGTGTCCGCGAGCAACGGCGCGTTCGCCGCGCAGAGCAACAAGGCGATGTACTCCGACGCCGCGAAGAGCCAGTGGGACCAGAGCGACCCGCAGCGCGCCAAGGAGCTGTTCGCCGCGGCCGGCCTGAAGCCGGACCAGACCGTGCGCATGATCACCACGGACGAGTTCCCGCAGTTCAAGGACGCGTTGGTGATCATCCAGGACGCGCTGAAGAAGATCGGTGTCAACGCCACCATCGACAGCTACGACTTCGCGACGCTGATGGGTCGCAAGAACACCCAGCCCGACAGCTGGGACGTGCTGGCGCTGATGGACGACGCCAACCCGCCGGTCCCGTCCTACAGCGACAACGTGCAGGGCCTGGACAACATGGGCTACCCGCGCGACAAGCTCGCGCCGTTGCTCACCAAGTACAACGCCGCGCGCACGCCCGAGGAGCAGAAGGCCGCGATCGACGACATCCAGAAGTTCACCGCGGCGAACCTGCCCACGATCACGTTGTACAGCGCCAAGTCCTATGTGGCCTTCAGCGCGAAGGTGCGCGGCTATGACGGTTGGGGCATGGAGTTCGCCGACGTGTGGCTGGCGAGGTAG
- a CDS encoding dipeptide ABC transporter ATP-binding protein, whose amino-acid sequence MSLLEIDRLSVGVPGDGTDTELVHELTLGLDSGQTLCVVGESGSGKTVTALSVIRLLEFVTPVRTTGEVRLDDVDLTGLNPNVMRTYRGHRIGMVFQEAMDSLNPAQRVGVQLVEAYASGRRDKRAQARALDLLREVGFTDPERVADLYPHQMSGGMQQRVMIAMALMAGPDLLLADEPTTALDVTTQAEILRLFRDVQREHRMACVFITHDMGVAAEIADRIAVMYAGRLVEVGPAAEILASPRHRYTRALVECVPQVGVRRTGGLPSIPGSVPAATEVLPGCRFAPRCAESSDRCHTEEPPLIALDNGVEAACWSPGSGPVALPDPRVLHSDTPKYALGQPETHARAAETLLEIKDVRRTFLTRGKGGSPFRRRARMNAVDGVSLDIRPGEFFGLVGESGSGKTTLGQLVAALDDPTEGTIVAAGQRHTARGLEGDARAFRRAVQLVFQDPQSSLDPRHTIGRIVAEPLRELTDLRGADLRRRVEQLLDEVGLPKTIADRLPSQISGGQRQRVAIARALAPRPKLIVADEPTSALDVSVQGQVMNLLLDLRREHGLGFLFITHNLSLILSVADRVGVMKDGRLIEVGTPDRIAAAPEHEYTRTLLAANPGIVPAAGSHE is encoded by the coding sequence ATGTCGCTATTGGAGATCGACAGGCTGTCCGTGGGGGTCCCGGGCGACGGGACGGACACGGAACTCGTCCACGAACTCACGCTCGGTCTCGATTCGGGACAGACGCTGTGCGTGGTGGGCGAGTCGGGCAGCGGAAAGACCGTGACGGCCCTGTCGGTCATCCGGTTGCTGGAATTCGTCACGCCGGTGCGGACCACCGGTGAGGTCCGGTTGGACGACGTGGACCTGACGGGGTTGAACCCGAACGTGATGCGCACGTACCGGGGACACCGGATCGGCATGGTGTTCCAGGAGGCCATGGACTCCCTCAACCCGGCGCAGCGCGTCGGCGTCCAACTCGTCGAGGCTTACGCGTCCGGTCGCCGCGACAAGCGCGCCCAGGCGCGGGCGCTGGACCTGTTGCGGGAGGTCGGCTTCACCGATCCCGAGCGGGTCGCGGACCTGTACCCGCACCAGATGTCCGGCGGGATGCAGCAGCGCGTGATGATCGCGATGGCCCTGATGGCGGGCCCGGACCTGCTGCTGGCGGACGAGCCGACCACGGCGTTGGACGTGACGACGCAGGCCGAGATCCTGCGGTTGTTCCGCGATGTGCAACGCGAACACCGCATGGCGTGCGTGTTCATCACCCACGACATGGGTGTGGCGGCGGAGATCGCCGACCGCATCGCGGTGATGTACGCGGGCCGCCTGGTCGAGGTGGGACCGGCCGCGGAGATCCTGGCCTCGCCCCGGCACCGCTACACACGGGCACTGGTCGAATGCGTTCCGCAGGTCGGTGTGCGCCGGACCGGCGGTCTGCCGTCGATCCCCGGCTCGGTGCCCGCCGCGACCGAGGTGCTCCCCGGCTGCCGCTTCGCGCCGCGCTGCGCCGAGTCCTCGGACCGTTGCCACACCGAGGAACCGCCGCTCATCGCGCTGGACAACGGGGTCGAGGCCGCGTGCTGGAGCCCGGGTTCGGGCCCGGTCGCCCTGCCCGACCCGCGAGTCCTCCACTCCGACACGCCGAAGTACGCACTCGGACAGCCCGAAACACACGCTCGGGCAGCCGAGACCCTGTTGGAGATCAAGGACGTCCGCCGCACGTTCCTCACGCGGGGCAAGGGCGGGTCACCGTTCCGTCGCCGTGCGCGCATGAACGCCGTCGACGGGGTGAGCCTGGACATCCGGCCGGGCGAGTTCTTCGGCCTGGTGGGCGAATCCGGTAGCGGGAAGACCACGCTGGGTCAGCTCGTGGCCGCGCTCGACGACCCCACCGAGGGCACGATCGTCGCAGCGGGACAGCGGCACACCGCCCGCGGGCTCGAAGGCGACGCGCGCGCGTTCCGCCGGGCCGTGCAACTGGTGTTCCAGGACCCGCAGAGTTCCCTGGACCCCCGGCACACCATCGGCCGCATCGTGGCCGAACCGCTGCGCGAACTGACCGACCTGCGCGGCGCGGACCTGCGCCGGCGGGTGGAGCAACTGCTCGACGAGGTCGGCCTGCCGAAGACGATCGCCGACCGGCTGCCGTCGCAGATCTCCGGCGGCCAGCGGCAGCGCGTCGCGATCGCGCGGGCGTTGGCGCCCCGGCCGAAGCTGATCGTCGCGGACGAGCCGACCTCGGCGCTGGACGTGTCGGTGCAGGGCCAGGTGATGAACCTGCTGCTGGACCTGCGCCGCGAGCACGGGCTGGGCTTCCTGTTCATCACGCACAACCTGAGCCTGATCCTGTCGGTGGCCGACCGGGTGGGCGTGATGAAGGACGGCCGGTTGATCGAGGTGGGCACGCCCGACCGGATCGCCGCCGCGCCCGAACACGAGTACACCCGCACCCTGTTGGCCGCGAACCCGGGCATCGTCCCGGCCGCGGGCTCGCACGAGTGA